In the Vitis vinifera cultivar Pinot Noir 40024 chromosome 2, ASM3070453v1 genome, one interval contains:
- the LOC100257888 gene encoding cysteine-rich receptor-like protein kinase 10: MPTLLLLCMLVLLNCLATESAPGYLYHICPNTTTFNPNSSYETNLNFALSSLSSNATRDTGFYNVTAGRTPPDVAYGLFLCRGDVTSQVCQDCVATAVNETVRQRCRGFKQAIIWYDECMLRYSNESFFSQVSESPRVSMWNTQNITEPDQFNQVLGDTLDSIRTQAVNDQSGKKFATKEENFTGFQRVYSLVQCTPDLSPDQCDRCLIGTIAILPDCCGGKQGARVLFPSCNVRYELYPFYQSVAAPPSPPPARPSEPSTEGKGGISSKTIVIIVVPTFVSVVIFSILCYCFIRRCAKKRYDTLEAENVEFNITTEQSLQFDLATIQAATNNFSDHNKIGEGGFGAVYKGTLSSGQEIAIKRLSKSSGQGAVEFKNEVVLVAKLQHRNLVRLLGFCLEGEEKILVYEYVPNKSLDYFLFDPDKRGQLDWSRRYKIIGGIARGILYLHEDSRLRVIHRDLKASNVLLDGDMNPKISDFGMARIFGVDQTQGNTNRVVGTYGYMSPEYAMHGRFSVKSDVYSFGVLVLEIISGKRSNCFHESDQAEDLLSYAWKLWRNDTPLEFMGPTTRNSFSKNEVIRCIHMGLLCVQEDPDDRPSMASVVLMLSSYSVTLPLPQQPASFSRTGALSDFPIMALESDQSASKSMTWSVNEASITDLYPR, encoded by the exons ATGCCAACCCTCTTGTTGCTTTGCATGCTTGTCTTGCTCAACTGCCTTGCTACTGAATCCGCACCTGGGTATCTATATCATATCTGTCCCAACACGACTACTTTCAACCCAAATAGCAGCTATGAAACCAATCTCAATTTCGCTCTCTCTTCTCTTTCCTCCAACGCCACCCGTGACACCGGATTCTACAACGTCACCGCCGGCCGAACACCTCCGGACGTTGCCTACGGCCTCTTTCTCTGCCGAGGTGATGTTACCTCCCAAGTCTGTCAAGATTGCGTGGCGACTGCCGTTAATGAGACAGTCAGACAGCGGTGTCGCGGCTTTAAACAGGCCATTATTTGGTATGATGAGTGCATGTTGCGTTACTCAAATGAGTCTTTCTTCTCCCAAGTTTCTGAATCGCCCAGAGTTTCCATGTGGAATACGCAGAATATCACAGAGCCAGACCAGTTTAATCAGGTGCTGGGAGACACCTTAGACTCCATAAGGACTCAAGCTGTGAATGATCAATCTGGCAAGAAGTTTGCCactaaagaagaaaatttcaCAGGATTTCAAAGGGTGTACAGCCTAGTGCAGTGCACACCTGATTTATCTCCAGACCAATGCGATCGGTGTCTCATAGGAACCATTGCAATCCTCCCTGATTGCTGCGGTGGCAAACAGGGGGCAAGGGTCCTGTTTCCAAGCTGCAACGTTCGGTATGAGTTGTACCCATTCTACCAGAGTGTGGCCGCACCACCATCTCCTCCGCCGGCTCGACCTTCAGAACCAAGCACTGAAG gaaaaggtggaataTCTTCAAAAACAATTGTCATCATAGTTGTTCCAACGTTTGTCTCTGTGGTGATCTTCTCTATTCTATGCTACTGTTTCATACGTAGGTGTGCTAAGAAGAGATACGATACTTTAGAagcggaaaatg TTGAGTTCAATATCACCACCGAGCAGTCATTGCAATTTGATTTGGCTACAATTCAAGCTGCTACAAATAACTTCTCTGACCATAACAAGATTGGTGAGGGGGGATTTGGTGCCGTATACAAG GGTACACTTTCTAGTGGACAAGAAATTGCTATAAAGAGGCTATCTAAAAGCTCTGGGCAAGGTGCAGTAGAATTCAAAAATGAGGTTGTATTGGTAGCCAAGCTTCAACACAGAAATCTAGTGAGGTTATTGGGATTTTGCTTGGAAGGGGAAGAGAAGATACTTGTCTATGAATATGTGCCCAACAAAAGCCTTGACTACTTCCTGTTTG ATCCTGATAAACGAGGACAATTGGATTGGTCAAGACGGTACAAGATTATTGGAGGAATAGCCCGAGGGATTCTTTATCTTCATGAAGATTCCAGGCTCAGAGTTATACATCGTGATCTAAAAGCCAGCAATGTTTTGCTAGATGGTGATATGAACCCtaaaatttcagattttggcATGGCAAGGATTTTTGGTGTAGATCAAACTCAAGGAAATACAAACAGAGTTGTTGGCACATA TGGTTACATGTCTCCAGAGTATGCAATGCATGGACGCTTCTCTGTCAAGTCCGATGTCTATAGTTTTGGTGTCTTAGTTTTAGAGATTATAAGTGGCAAGAGGAGTAATTGTTTCCACGAATCAGACCAAGCAGAAGACCTTCTGAGCTAT GCTTGGAAACTTTGGAGGAATGACACACCCTTGGAATTTATGGGCCCAACGACAAGGAATTCTTTCTCAAAAAATGAAGTCATTAGGTGCATCCATATGGGGTTATTATGTGTTCAAGAAGATCCGGATGACAGACCATCCATGGCATCGGTAGTTCTCATGCTCAGCAGTTACTCTGTTACTCTACCATTGCCTCAACAGCCAGCCTCCTTTAGTCGCACGGGAGCACTGTCAGACTTTCCAATAATGGCACTGGAATCGGACCAATCTGCAAGTAAGTCAATGACATGGTCTGTGAATGAAGCTTCAATCACTGATTTATATCCTAGATAG